The Helianthus annuus cultivar XRQ/B chromosome 15, HanXRQr2.0-SUNRISE, whole genome shotgun sequence genomic sequence GAAACtgccataaccgatcggttatgatTATCCATTAACCGACATCTTGGTTACAGTTATGGTTTTGGGCCAAAACCGACCCATGCAAACTCCTATTTGTTGGATATCCGGATTTTTGATACTGGATTCTGTTATCTAAATCTGTATCCCGACTGTGGATATCCAATTCTTGGATATGGATAATGGATTATCCGGATGATTTAGAcaacataaagtaaaaataacttttttttgcaCTTTTTCCTTGTTCATTATCAAATCTGTCTTTTTTTGGAAATTGATAAAGGATAGTTCTTGGTGGTGTTTACTGTTTAGTTTCAACTACAACTGTGATGTCTGTGTTTATGAACTTTGCACTCATACCAACTAACGAGTATTACTGTCTATTAATTGTGCAGCGTACCCTTAAAATGGCCCGTTCTGCGTTAGATGAAATGTCGGAATCTGGTGCATTTATTAGAAGCCCTTCAACGTTTCGTAGTTTCATTTCACGAGATCCAAACTCCACTTTTCCAGCTGAGCCTGGAAGATATCATTTATACGTGTCTTATGCATGCCCTTGGGCCTCTAGGTGCCTCGCCTACTTAAAGATCAAAGGACTCGACAAGGCCATCGATTTCACGGTATCTTTACAGTTTTAAGTCATTGTAGTGTTTGGATTATTTATTAGTGACCTAGTGTTATGATCTACTTAAACGTAGCCAACTTTGGTCCAGTTCATAGTTAGCTATTAggttttagagtaaaatgccatttcgtCCCTGAGGGTTGGccggttttgcgactttcgtccaaagatttgtttttccgcatttggatccaaaaggtttgaaatcttgccattttcatccgactcgttaactccatccattttttctccgttaagttaggggtatttccgtcttttttgttaactcaAAGGGCAATTCAgtttttttcactttatgtaaaaagtcCGAACACCCTTGAAAAAGACGAATtgctctttaagttaacaaaagagatggaaatacccctgacttaacggagaaaaataaatggagttaacgagccgggtGAAAATGACAGGATTTCAACCCTTTTGGatagatgcggaaaaacaaacctttggacgaacgtcacaaaactggccaaacctcagtgacgaaaatgacattttactcgtAAGTTATAATACTCATGAAAATTTCAGTCAGTAAAACCCATATGGGAGAGAACGAAGGAAAACGATGAGCACATGGGATGGGTCTTCCCCGACACCGAAACCGAGCAACCAGGGGCCGCTCCGGATCATCTTAACGGAGCAAAAACCATAAGAGCATTATACGAGCTTGCCAGTGAAAACTACTCTGGGAAATACACTGTTCCCGTATGCATCCCTACGTTTTTCCACCATTTAAACATCTATCTTGAGTGTTTTTAATTTTCATATAGTTGATTTATGAACTATGTTGTTTGGTTATAGGTTCTGTGGGATAAGAAGCTAAAGACTATTGTGAACAATGAGAGTGAAGAGATCATTCGCATGTTGAATACCGAATTCAATGAAATAGCAAAGAATCCATCCTTGGATCTTTACCCTTCTCATTTACAAACCCAGATTAATGAATTAAACGCCTGGATTTACAGCGGGATAAACAACGGTGTTTACAAAT encodes the following:
- the LOC110912269 gene encoding glutathionyl-hydroquinone reductase YqjG; translated protein: MIKFIPNSHSILASRLHFTQRTLKMARSALDEMSESGAFIRSPSTFRSFISRDPNSTFPAEPGRYHLYVSYACPWASRCLAYLKIKGLDKAIDFTSVKPIWERTKENDEHMGWVFPDTETEQPGAAPDHLNGAKTIRALYELASENYSGKYTVPVLWDKKLKTIVNNESEEIIRMLNTEFNEIAKNPSLDLYPSHLQTQINELNAWIYSGINNGVYKCGFAKKQGPYEEAAKQLYEALDKCEEILGKQRYICGDTLTEADVRLFVTLIRFDEVYAVHFKCNKKLLREYPNLFNYTKDLFQIPGMSSTVNMEHIKKHYYGSHPMINPYGIIPLGPNIDYLAPHDRDRFAS